The following are encoded in a window of Streptomyces sp. SAT1 genomic DNA:
- a CDS encoding HAMP domain-containing protein: MESGAATRGTKTRAKGGQSGQSLSSRRTPRGATTTVDTAALNRLLAALVGMRDGNFRKRLTVSGDGVMSEIAAVFNEVADRNLHLTGELSRVRRVVGREGKLTERLETGACEGSWVAAIENSNALVDDLVRPVSEVGRVLSAVAEGDLSPRMELRTQAPEGAGHPLRGEFLKVGRTVNNLVDQLSAFTDEVTRVASEVGTEGKLGGQARVRGLSGSWKDLTDSVNTMASRLTAQVRDIALVTTAVAKGDLSRKVTVDVAGEMLELKNTVNTMVDQLSAFSSEVTRVAREVGTDGILGGQAHVPGVDGTWKELTDSVNLMAGNLTAQVRGIAQVTTAVANGDLSQKVTVPARGEVARLAETINQMTETLRIFADEVTRVANEVGAEGRLGGQAIVPGVAGTWKDLTDSVNTVFRNLTTQVRDIAAVTTAVASGDLSQKVTVDVAGEMLELKNTVNTMVDQLSAFGAEVTRVAREIGVEGELGGQAQVPGAAGTWKDLTDSVNTAFRNLTGQVRNIAQVTTAVANGDLSQKVTVDVSGEMLQLKNTVNTMVDQLSSFADQVTRMARDVGTEGRLGGQARVDGVSGTWKELTDSVNSMASNLTGQVRNIAQVTTAVARGDLSQKIDVDARGEILELKNTINTMVDQLSAFADQVTKVAREVGTEGRLGGQAQVPGVAGVWRDLTDSVNGMAGNLTSQVRNIAQVATAVARGDLSQKITVDARGEIQELKNTLNTMVDQLSSFAQEVTRVAREVGTEGILGGQAEVQGVAGTWKDLTQSVNFMANNLTIQVRNIAEVTTAVAKGDLSKKITVDAKGEILELVTTVNTMVDQLSSFAEQVTRVAREVGTEGILGGQAHVRGVVGIWKDLSDNVNLMANNLTMQVRNISQVAAAVANGDLTRTVTIEARGEVAQLADTFNTMVKTLSSFADQVTKVAREVGTDGILGGQAYVPGVAGTWKDLTESVNQMASNLTGQVRNIAMVTTAIAKGDLTKKIDIDARGEILELKTTINTMVDQLSSFAEEVSRVAREVGTEGQLGGQARVRDVDGTWRDLTESVNEMAGNLTRQVRAIARVATAVTRGDLNLKIDVDASGEIQEVQDSINKMIANLRDTTIANKEQDWLKGNLARISALMQGRRDLVDVASLIMSELTPVVSAQHGAFFVAMPLADDKDLGGDQEDAYELRMLGSYGYSMGSMPTSFRPGEALIGTAAEEKRTILVERAPSGYLKISSGLGEAPPAQVIVLPVLFEGKVLGVIELASFTPFTHIQKDFLNQIAEMIATSVNTISVNTKTEQLLKQSQELTEQLRLRSEELEQRQKALQASNAELEEKAELLAQQNRDIEAKNSEIEEARQVLEERAEQLAVSMRYRSEFLANMSHELRTPLNSLLILAKLLADNAEGNLSPKQVEFAETIHGAGSDLLQLINDILDLAKVEAGKMDVSPTRIALVELIDYVEATFRPLTAEKGLDLSVRVSPELPATLHTDEQRLLQVLRNLLSNAVKFTDSGSVELVIRPARGDVPQAIREQLLEVGSLSDPDMEMIAFSVTDTGIGIAASKMGVIFEAFKQADGTTSRKYGGTGLGLSISREIAQLLGGEIHAQSEPGRGSTFTLYLPLHPGDLPPHGYQQPVSALDTDDLVEAGEPQLTELPGVSHASELSAAQVETPAEVKSYQETQNGAAALFRRRRRALPAAGQQGPEDGPEQWSPQIAEPSGTPQQNRDVRFGGEKVLIVDDDIRNVFALTSVLEQHGLSVLYAENGREGIEVLEQHDDVAVVLMDIMMPEMDGYATTTAIRRMPQFAGLPIIALTAKAMKGDREKAIESGASDYVTKPVDPDHLLGVMRHWMGEE; the protein is encoded by the coding sequence GTGGAGTCTGGCGCAGCGACGCGGGGCACGAAGACGCGCGCGAAAGGCGGTCAGTCCGGGCAGTCCCTGAGCAGTCGGCGCACGCCGAGGGGCGCGACGACGACGGTCGACACGGCCGCCCTGAACCGGCTGCTGGCCGCGCTGGTGGGGATGCGGGACGGGAACTTCCGCAAGCGCCTCACGGTGTCCGGGGACGGCGTGATGTCGGAGATCGCCGCGGTCTTCAACGAGGTGGCCGACCGCAATCTGCACCTGACCGGTGAGCTGTCGCGGGTACGGCGCGTGGTGGGACGTGAGGGAAAGCTCACGGAGCGGCTGGAGACGGGCGCCTGCGAGGGCTCCTGGGTCGCCGCGATCGAGAACTCCAACGCGCTGGTCGATGATCTCGTACGGCCGGTCTCCGAGGTCGGCCGGGTGCTGTCGGCGGTCGCCGAGGGGGATCTGTCGCCCCGGATGGAGCTGCGCACGCAGGCTCCGGAGGGGGCCGGGCATCCGCTGCGGGGCGAGTTCCTGAAGGTGGGCCGGACCGTCAACAACCTGGTCGACCAGTTGTCCGCGTTCACCGACGAGGTCACGCGCGTGGCCAGCGAGGTGGGCACCGAGGGCAAGCTGGGCGGTCAGGCGCGGGTGCGCGGTCTGTCGGGTTCCTGGAAGGACCTCACGGACTCGGTGAACACCATGGCGTCCCGGCTGACGGCGCAGGTGCGGGACATCGCGCTGGTGACCACGGCGGTGGCCAAGGGCGATCTGTCGCGGAAGGTCACGGTGGACGTGGCCGGGGAGATGCTGGAGCTGAAGAACACCGTCAACACGATGGTGGACCAGCTGTCCGCGTTCTCCTCGGAGGTGACGCGGGTCGCCCGTGAGGTGGGCACGGACGGCATCCTGGGCGGCCAGGCGCATGTGCCGGGTGTCGACGGCACCTGGAAGGAGCTCACCGACTCGGTGAACCTGATGGCCGGGAACCTGACGGCCCAGGTGCGCGGGATCGCGCAGGTCACCACCGCGGTGGCCAACGGCGATCTGTCGCAGAAGGTGACCGTTCCGGCGCGCGGCGAGGTCGCGCGGCTTGCCGAGACGATCAACCAGATGACCGAGACGCTGCGGATCTTCGCGGACGAGGTCACCCGGGTGGCCAACGAGGTCGGCGCGGAGGGCAGGCTCGGCGGGCAGGCGATCGTGCCGGGCGTGGCCGGGACGTGGAAGGACCTGACGGACTCCGTCAACACGGTGTTCCGGAACCTGACCACGCAGGTGCGGGACATCGCCGCGGTGACGACGGCGGTGGCCAGTGGTGACCTGTCGCAGAAGGTCACCGTGGACGTGGCCGGCGAGATGCTGGAGCTGAAGAACACCGTCAACACGATGGTCGACCAGCTGTCGGCGTTCGGCGCCGAGGTCACCCGGGTCGCGCGGGAGATCGGCGTCGAGGGCGAGCTGGGCGGCCAGGCGCAGGTGCCGGGCGCGGCGGGCACCTGGAAGGACCTGACGGACTCCGTCAACACCGCGTTCCGCAACCTCACCGGCCAGGTGCGCAACATCGCGCAGGTGACGACGGCGGTGGCCAACGGCGACCTCTCCCAGAAGGTCACCGTGGACGTCTCCGGTGAGATGCTCCAGCTGAAGAACACCGTGAACACGATGGTGGACCAGCTGTCCTCGTTCGCCGACCAGGTGACCCGGATGGCCCGTGACGTGGGCACCGAGGGGCGTCTGGGCGGCCAGGCGCGGGTGGACGGTGTGTCGGGCACGTGGAAGGAGCTGACGGACTCCGTCAACTCCATGGCGTCCAACCTGACGGGCCAGGTGCGCAACATCGCCCAGGTGACGACGGCGGTGGCCCGCGGTGATCTCTCGCAGAAGATCGACGTGGACGCGCGCGGCGAGATCCTGGAGCTGAAGAACACCATCAACACGATGGTCGACCAGCTCTCCGCCTTCGCCGACCAGGTGACCAAGGTGGCGCGCGAGGTGGGCACCGAGGGGCGGCTCGGCGGCCAGGCGCAGGTGCCCGGCGTCGCCGGTGTGTGGCGGGACCTGACCGACTCCGTGAACGGCATGGCGGGCAATCTGACCTCGCAGGTGCGCAACATCGCGCAGGTCGCCACCGCCGTGGCCCGGGGCGACCTCTCCCAGAAGATCACCGTGGACGCCCGCGGGGAGATCCAGGAGCTCAAGAACACCCTGAACACCATGGTGGACCAGCTCTCCTCGTTCGCCCAGGAGGTCACCCGGGTGGCCCGCGAGGTGGGCACGGAGGGCATCCTGGGCGGCCAGGCCGAGGTGCAGGGCGTGGCCGGTACCTGGAAGGACCTCACCCAGTCGGTGAACTTCATGGCGAACAACCTGACCATCCAGGTCCGCAACATCGCCGAGGTCACCACCGCCGTCGCCAAGGGCGACCTGTCGAAGAAGATCACCGTCGACGCCAAGGGAGAGATCCTCGAACTCGTCACCACGGTGAACACGATGGTCGACCAGCTGTCGTCCTTCGCCGAGCAGGTCACGCGGGTCGCCCGCGAGGTGGGCACGGAAGGCATCCTCGGCGGTCAGGCGCACGTGCGGGGCGTCGTCGGCATCTGGAAGGACCTCAGCGACAACGTCAACCTGATGGCCAACAACCTGACCATGCAGGTGCGCAACATCTCCCAGGTCGCGGCGGCGGTCGCCAACGGCGATCTGACGCGGACGGTGACGATCGAGGCGCGCGGCGAGGTCGCGCAGCTCGCCGACACCTTCAACACCATGGTGAAGACGCTGAGTTCCTTCGCCGACCAGGTGACCAAGGTGGCCCGCGAGGTGGGCACCGACGGCATCCTGGGCGGGCAGGCGTACGTGCCGGGTGTGGCGGGGACCTGGAAGGACCTCACCGAGTCGGTGAACCAGATGGCGTCCAACCTGACCGGTCAGGTGCGCAACATCGCCATGGTGACCACGGCCATCGCCAAGGGCGATCTCACCAAGAAGATCGACATCGACGCGCGCGGGGAGATCCTGGAGCTGAAGACGACCATCAACACGATGGTCGACCAGCTGTCCAGCTTCGCCGAGGAGGTCTCGCGCGTGGCCCGCGAGGTGGGCACCGAGGGGCAGCTCGGCGGCCAGGCGCGGGTGCGGGACGTCGACGGCACCTGGCGGGACCTGACCGAGTCGGTGAACGAGATGGCCGGGAACCTGACCCGGCAGGTGCGGGCCATCGCGCGCGTGGCGACCGCCGTGACCCGCGGCGACCTCAACCTGAAGATCGACGTGGACGCCTCCGGGGAGATCCAGGAGGTCCAGGACTCGATCAACAAGATGATCGCCAATCTGCGCGACACCACGATCGCCAACAAGGAACAGGACTGGCTCAAGGGCAATCTGGCCCGGATCTCCGCGCTGATGCAGGGCCGCCGCGACCTGGTGGACGTGGCCTCGCTGATCATGAGCGAGCTGACGCCGGTGGTCTCCGCGCAGCACGGCGCCTTCTTCGTCGCCATGCCGCTCGCCGACGACAAGGACCTCGGCGGTGACCAGGAGGACGCCTACGAGCTGCGGATGCTCGGCTCCTACGGCTACTCAATGGGCTCCATGCCGACCTCGTTCCGGCCCGGTGAGGCGCTGATCGGGACGGCCGCCGAGGAGAAGCGCACGATCCTGGTGGAGCGGGCGCCCAGCGGCTATCTGAAGATCTCCTCCGGGCTCGGCGAGGCGCCGCCCGCGCAGGTGATCGTGCTGCCGGTGCTGTTCGAGGGCAAGGTGCTGGGCGTGATCGAGCTGGCGTCGTTCACGCCGTTCACGCACATCCAGAAGGACTTCCTCAACCAGATCGCGGAGATGATCGCGACCAGCGTCAACACCATCTCCGTCAACACCAAGACCGAGCAGCTGCTCAAGCAGTCCCAGGAGCTGACCGAGCAACTGCGCCTGCGCTCCGAGGAGCTGGAGCAGCGGCAGAAGGCGCTCCAGGCGTCCAACGCCGAACTGGAGGAGAAGGCCGAGCTGCTGGCCCAGCAGAACCGCGACATCGAGGCGAAGAACTCCGAGATCGAGGAGGCCCGGCAGGTCCTGGAGGAGCGCGCCGAGCAGCTCGCGGTGTCCATGCGCTACCGCAGCGAGTTCCTGGCCAACATGTCGCACGAGCTGCGTACGCCGCTGAACTCGCTGCTGATCCTGGCCAAGCTGCTCGCCGACAACGCGGAGGGCAACCTCTCCCCGAAGCAGGTGGAGTTCGCCGAGACGATCCACGGCGCGGGCTCGGACCTGCTCCAGCTGATCAACGACATCCTGGACCTGGCGAAGGTCGAGGCGGGCAAGATGGATGTCTCCCCGACGCGCATCGCCCTCGTCGAGCTGATCGACTACGTGGAGGCCACCTTCCGGCCGCTGACCGCGGAGAAGGGCCTTGACCTGTCGGTGCGGGTGTCGCCGGAGCTGCCGGCCACGCTGCACACCGACGAGCAGCGGCTCCTCCAGGTGCTGCGCAATCTGCTGTCCAACGCGGTGAAGTTCACCGACTCGGGCTCCGTCGAGCTGGTCATCCGGCCCGCGCGCGGTGATGTGCCGCAGGCGATCCGGGAACAGCTGCTGGAGGTCGGCTCGCTGTCCGATCCGGACATGGAGATGATCGCGTTCTCGGTGACCGACACCGGTATCGGCATCGCGGCCAGCAAGATGGGTGTGATCTTCGAGGCGTTCAAGCAGGCCGACGGCACCACCAGCCGCAAGTACGGCGGTACGGGCCTGGGGCTGTCCATCTCGCGGGAGATCGCGCAGCTGCTGGGCGGCGAGATCCACGCCCAGAGTGAGCCCGGCCGCGGCTCCACGTTCACGCTCTATCTGCCGCTGCACCCGGGGGACCTGCCGCCGCACGGCTACCAGCAGCCGGTGTCCGCCCTGGACACCGACGACCTGGTGGAGGCCGGCGAGCCGCAGCTGACCGAGCTGCCCGGCGTGTCGCACGCCTCCGAGCTGTCGGCGGCCCAGGTCGAGACACCGGCCGAGGTGAAGTCGTACCAGGAGACGCAGAACGGCGCCGCCGCGCTGTTCCGGCGCCGCCGCAGGGCGCTGCCCGCCGCCGGGCAGCAGGGGCCCGAGGACGGGCCGGAGCAGTGGTCGCCGCAGATCGCGGAGCCGTCCGGGACGCCGCAGCAGAACCGGGACGTGCGGTTCGGCGGCGAGAAGGTGCTCATCGTCGACGACGACATCCGCAACGTCTTCGCGCTGACCAGCGTCCTGGAGCAGCACGGTCTGTCGGTGCTGTACGCCGAGAACGGCCGGGAGGGCATCGAGGTCCTGGAGCAGCACGACGACGTGGCGGTGGTGCTGATGGACATCATGATGCCGGAGATGGACGGGTACGCGACGACCACGGCGATCCGCAGGATGCCGCAGTTCGCGGGGCTGCCGATCATCGCGCTGACCGCGAAGGCCATGAAGGGCGACCGGGAGAAGGCGATCGAGTCGGGCGCCTCCGACTATGTGACCAAACCGGTCGATCCCGATCATCTGCTGGGCGTGATGCGGCACTGGATGGGC